One window of Dama dama isolate Ldn47 chromosome 30, ASM3311817v1, whole genome shotgun sequence genomic DNA carries:
- the LOC133049308 gene encoding phosphoethanolamine/phosphocholine phosphatase-like, whose protein sequence is MSGCFPVAGLRCLSRDGGMAAQGSPRFLLTFDFDETILDENSDDAIVRAAPGQRLPESLRATYREGFYNEYMQRVFQYLGDQGVRPQDLRVVYESIPLSPGMGELLQFVAKQGSCFEVILISDANTFGVESALRAAGHQGLFRRIFSNPSGPDARGLLALRPFHSHSCARCPANMCKHKVLSDYLRERAHDGVHFERLFYVGDGANDFCPMGLLAGGDVAFPRRGYPMHRLIQEAQKAEPSSFRASVVPWENATEVRLHLQQVLKTC, encoded by the coding sequence ATGAGCGGGTGTTTTCCAGTTGCTGGCCTCCGATGCCTGTCTAGGGACGGCGGGATGGCTGCGCAGGGCTCGCCGCGCTTCCTTCTGACCTTCGACTTTGATGAGACTATCCTGGACGAAAACAGCGACGACGCGATCGTGCGCGCGGCGCCGGGCCAGCGGCTCCCGGAGAGCCTGCGTGCCACCTACCGCGAGGGCTTCTACAACGAGTACATGCAGCGCGTCTTCCAGTACCTGGGCGACCAGGGCGTGCGGCCGCAAGACCTGCGCGTGGTCTACGAGTCCATCCCGCTGTCGCCCGGCATGGGCGAACTGCTGCAGTTTGTGGCCAAGCAGGGTTCCTGCTTTGAGGTTATTCTCATCTCAGACGCCAACACCTTTGGCGTGGAGAGCGCGCTGCGCGCCGCCGGCCACCAAGGCCTGTTCCGCCGCATCTTCAGCAACCCTTCCGGGCCCGACGCTCGGGGGCTGCTGGCGCTGCGGCCCTTCCACTCACACAGCTGCGCGCGCTGCCCCGCCAACATGTGCAAGCACAAGGTGCTCAGCGACTACCTGCGCGAGCGGGCCCACGACGGCGTGCACTTCGAGCGCCTTTTCTACGTGGGCGACGGCGCCAACGACTTCTGTCCCATGGGGCTGCTGGCCGGTGGCGATGTGGCCTTCCCTCGCCGCGGCTACCCCATGCACCGCCTTATCCAGGAGGCACAGAAGGCTGAGCCCAGCTCCTTCCGCGCCAGCGTGGTACCCTGGGAAAATGCCACCGAAGTGCGCCTCCATCTGCAACAGGTGCTGAAGACGTGCTGA